One segment of Acidovorax sp. DW039 DNA contains the following:
- a CDS encoding MbnH family di-heme enzyme: MTHPHSLVQMRRMAAQAAGLVGLLGALALGGCGGGSTSVSDSSGSSTNWAWALPSFFPTPKVPDTNPITEAKVDLGRFLFYDRRLSGNGTQACASCHIQSKAFTDGLATAIGSTGQHHPRNSQGLANVAYNATLTWANPSLVTLEKQMETPLFGTDPIEMGVNDGNKDAILARLAGDATYKDKFAKAYPGQSAPITWGNAIHAIASFQRTILSGNSPYDKYLQGKATLPPAAERGMNLFFGEKAECFHCHSSFNFNDQTVHAGSRIVETPFHNTGLYNIGGTGAFPEPNRGVYELTQLVKDMGKFRAPSLRNVEVTGPYMHDGSIATLEEVLDFYAAGGRNITSGPHAGDGRANPYKNDFINQINLTAQERADIVAFLKSLTDQDLLTNPKLSDPFATAGAK; encoded by the coding sequence ATGACACACCCCCATTCGCTGGTGCAAATGCGGCGGATGGCAGCCCAGGCCGCAGGCCTGGTCGGTCTGCTGGGGGCCCTGGCCCTGGGCGGATGTGGCGGGGGGAGCACCTCCGTCAGCGACAGCTCTGGCTCCAGCACCAACTGGGCCTGGGCGCTGCCATCGTTCTTCCCCACCCCAAAGGTGCCTGACACCAACCCCATCACCGAAGCCAAGGTAGACCTGGGGCGCTTCCTGTTCTACGACCGCCGCCTCTCGGGCAACGGCACGCAGGCCTGTGCCAGCTGCCATATCCAGTCCAAGGCGTTCACTGATGGCCTTGCCACAGCCATTGGTTCCACCGGCCAGCACCACCCGCGCAACTCGCAGGGGCTGGCCAACGTGGCCTACAACGCCACGCTCACCTGGGCCAACCCCTCGCTGGTGACGTTAGAAAAGCAGATGGAAACGCCTCTCTTTGGCACCGACCCCATCGAGATGGGCGTGAACGATGGCAACAAGGATGCCATCCTGGCGCGGCTGGCGGGCGACGCCACCTACAAGGACAAGTTTGCCAAGGCCTACCCTGGCCAAAGCGCGCCCATTACCTGGGGCAACGCCATCCACGCCATCGCATCCTTTCAGCGCACCATCCTCTCGGGCAACAGCCCGTACGACAAGTACCTGCAAGGCAAGGCCACGCTGCCCCCTGCGGCAGAGCGCGGCATGAACCTGTTCTTTGGCGAAAAGGCCGAGTGCTTTCACTGCCACAGCAGCTTCAACTTCAACGACCAGACGGTGCACGCGGGCAGCCGCATTGTGGAGACGCCGTTTCACAACACGGGCCTGTACAACATCGGCGGCACCGGGGCCTTCCCTGAGCCCAACCGGGGCGTGTATGAGCTGACGCAGTTGGTCAAAGACATGGGCAAGTTCCGCGCGCCCAGCCTGCGCAATGTGGAGGTCACCGGCCCCTACATGCACGACGGCAGCATCGCCACGCTGGAGGAAGTGCTGGACTTCTACGCCGCAGGCGGGCGCAACATCACCTCAGGCCCACATGCGGGGGATGGCCGTGCCAACCCCTACAAAAACGACTTTATCAACCAGATCAACCTCACTGCCCAAGAGCGCGCCGACATCGTTGCCTTCCTCAAGTCGCTGACAGACCAGGATCTGCTCACCAACCCCAAGCTGTCCGACCCGTTCGCGACGGCAGGAGCGAAATAG